CTCCTCTCCGCGCCCTCGCTGCCGTGGGCTTCCAGCAGAGCTACACCTACTTCACCTGGCGCAACACGAAGACCGAGCTGGAGGAATTCCTCACCTCCCTGGCTTCCGACACCGCCGACTACCTGCGCCCGAACCTCTTCGTGAACACTCCCGATATCCTCACCGAGTATCTACAGTTCGGCGGACGCGCCGCGTATCGGATCCGTGCGGTGATCGCCGCGACAGCTGCGCCGCTCTACGGTGTGTACGCCGGATACGAACTCGTCGAGAACATCGCGCGCCCCGGGTCGGAAGAGAACATCGACAACGAGAAGTACGAGTACAAGATCCGCGACTGGGCCGCCGCAGAGAGGAGCGGTGACTCGCTGGCCCCGCTCCTGCAGAGACTCAACGAGATCCGCCGTGCACACCCTGCGCTACGGCAGCTGCGCAACCTCGCCATCCATTGGAGCGACGACGACGCGGTGCTGGTGTACTCGAAGCATCTCGACGCCACGTTCACCGGCACGGGCCAGGATGACACCATCATCGTCGTCGTGAACGTCGATCCTCATTCGGTGCGGCAGACGACTGTGCACCTCGACACCCGCCTGTGGGGTGTGGAACCCGGTGACCCCTTCGAGGTCGAAGACCTGCTCACCGGTGCGGTCTGGCAGTGGAGCGATCACAACTACGTCCGGCTCGACGCCTTTGCCGAACCGGCACACATTCTGCGAGTAAGGGAGCAGAGATCATGATCAGCATGGAGTCCTCCGTCTTCGAATCCGTCGCCGCGGGTACTCATCACGATCCGCACGCGCTGCTCGGCGCGCACCCTCACCTCGACGCCGTCGGTCGACCGGGCACCGTCATCCGCGTCCGACGTCCGCTCGCGGAGTCCGTGACCGTCCTTCTCGACTCCGGCGTCACCGTGCATCTCGATCACATCGAAGGTGGCATCTGGGAGGGTCTCCTGACCGGCCCCGCCGGGCGCTATGACGTACTCACCCATTACGCGGACGGTGCGGAGTGGCGCGCGGGCGACCCGTACCGGCATGCGCCGACGATCGGCGAACTCGACCTGCACCTCATCATCGAAGGCCGGCACGAACGGCTTTGGGAGGTGCTGGGCGCACACCCGCGCGTGATCGACGGTGACGCCGGCACCGCCTTCGCGGTGTGGGCGCCGAACGCTCAGGCGGTGCGCGTCGTCGGCGATCACAACGATTGGAACGGCGAACTGCACTCGATGCGATCGATGGGGGCCAGTGGCGTCTGGGAGCTCTTCGTTCCGGGCGTCGAGGTCGGAGCCCGCTACAAGTACGAGATCCGCACCCGCGCCGGTGAGTGGATTCTCAAGGCGGACCCGCTGGCGCAGCTCGCGGAGACGCCCCCGGCCACCGCATCCGTCGTGACGCGGTCCGAGCATCTGTGGCGGGATGGCGCATGGATGACCCGTCGAGCAGCCACGCACGCCGTCGGACAGCCGCTGTCGATCTACGAGGTGCACCTCGGATCCTGGCGCCCGGGGCTCGGCTACCGCGACCTCGCGGACGCCTTGATCGAGCACATCACCACGACCGGGTTCACGCACGTGGAGTTCATGCCCGTCGCGGAGCATCCCTTCGGCGGCTCCTGGGGGTACCAGGTGTCGGGCTACTACGCGCCGACGCGTCGGTTCGGCGACCCCGACGATCTGCGCTATCTCATCGATCGGATGCACCAAGCCGGCATCGGCGTCATCCTCGACTGGGTTCCGGGGCACTTCCCCCGCGATGCGTTCGCCCTCGCACGTTTCGACGGCGAACCGCTCTACGAGCACCCCGATCCGCAGCGCGGTGAGCACCAGGACTGGGGCACGCTGATCTTCGACTACGGGCGCGCAGAAGTGCGCAACTTCCTCGTCGCCAACGCGCTCTACTGGCTGGAGCAGTTCCACGTCGACGGGCTCAGGGTCGACGCCGTCGCATCGATGCTGTATCTCGACTACTCCCGGAGAGATGGCGAGTGGACCCCGAACGTGCACGGTGGACGCGAGAACCTGGAGGCGATCCACTTCCTGCAGGAGGTCAACGCGACCGCCTACCGCAAGCATCCGGGGATCCTGATGATCGCCGAGGAGTCGACGAGCTTTCCCGGCGTCACCTCGCCCACCGACCGGGCAGGTCTCGGCTTCGGCTTCAAATGGAACATGGGCTGGATGAACGACTCGCTGGAGTACATCGCGCGAGACCCGCTCTACCGCGGCCACCACCAAGGCGAGATGACCTTCTCCTTCGTGTACGCCTTCGGTGAGAACTACGTTCTCCCGATCAGCCATGACGAGGTCGTGCACGGCAAGGGCAGCCTGCTCAGCAAGATGCCCGGGGATGCGGCGGCGAAAAGAGCGAACCTCCGCGCCTTCCTCGCGTACATGTGGGGGCATCCAGGAAAGAAGCTGCTGTTCATGGGTCAGGAGTTCGGACAGCTCTCCGAGTGGGCCGAAAGCCGGAGCCTCGACTGGTGGCTGCTGGACCAGCCCGCCCATGCGCAGCTGCAGAGCTTCGTGGGCGAACTCAACCGCTCCTACCGCGCGCACGCGCCGCTCTGGGAGCGCGACAACGACGGCCACTGCTTCTCGCGACTCGGGGGCCCCACTTGGGACGCCAGCGTGATCGCCTTCAGCCGCCGCGACGCGCACGGTGGCAAGGTCGTCGTCGTCAGCAACTTCGCCGGCGTCGCCCACACGGGCTTCGCCCTCGATCTGCCCCTCTCGGGCACCTGGCGGGAAGTCCTCAACACCGATGCCGTCGAGTACGGCGGCTCGGGAATGGGCAATCTCGGCTATGTGTACGCGCACGAAGAAGACAACGGCACAGCGCGAGCCACGCTCACTCTGCCGCCGCTGTCCACGCTGTGGCTGCGCTACCAGCGCGATCCGCACGTGCCTTCGCCGACGCGGTCGTGAGAAGGGTCAGAACAGAAGCGAGGTGAGGCGCTGGCGGGCCTGGCCCACACGCGGGTCTGCCTCGCCGATCAATCCGAACAGTTCTACGAGGCGCTCGCGGATGCGCGTGCGGTCGTCAGCGGATGCCGCGGCGAAGAGATCGAGAAGACGACCGAAGGCATCACCGACGTGGCCGCCTGCGATGTCCATGTCGGCCACCGCGAACTGCGCGTCGACATCCTGAGGTGCGTCAGCTGCGGCGGCGCGCACTGCACCGAGATCGAGCCCCTGCGTGCGGTGCAGCAGACGAACCTGGCCGAGACCCGCCCGTGCGTCTTCGTCCCGGGGGTTCTCCGCGAGGGCCTGCTCGTACGCGGTGATCGCCGCGGCATAATCGCCAGCCTCGATCGCCGCGAACGCAGCCGCATGCAACGGGGGCATCGGAGCCTCATCAGGCTCCGCAGACGCATCCTGCTCTCCTGCCGCAACCGGAACGGTGCCAGACACGCCGTGCTGCGCGGCGAGCTCGAGAAGCTGTCCGAAGACCTGGCGGACCTGCTCTTCAGGCACTGCTCCCGTGAACAGCGGAACGGGCTGACCGGCGACCAGTCCGACCACCATGGGGATCGACTGCGCCCGGAAGCTCTGCGCGAGCTGCGGGTTCGCGTCGACGTCGACCTTCGCCAGCAGCACGCGGCCGGCGAGTTCGGTGACCACCTTCTCGATGATCGGGCTGAGCTGCTTGCACGGACCACACCACTCGGCCCACAGATCTACGACGACCGGCACGCGACGGGACAGCTCGAGAACCTGTCCGAATGTCGCATCCGTGACATCGAAGACAAGCGGGAGTGCCGCTTCGCCGTCGGGCGCGGAGACCGGTGCCGAAGACGGCGCAGGACGGTTGCGCAGCGATGACAGGTCGACGGCGCCACGCAAAGCGGCGGGCGAGATCTCACTCACGGGATTACCTCCACAGACAGAAGCTCCTGCGACACCGCAAGGAGCTGCACCTGCGCGCTGGACCCCTGCGCAGGCACCGAGAAGAAGAGCTGCATGCCGTAGGTGGTCACGAAGCCCTTGGACGACGATTCGACACCCGTGAGCGCCTTCGCCGGCGCGTTGTTGCCCACACGGATGTCCACGCCCTCCTGCGTGGGGACGATCGACTGCGAGTCCTTCAGAGAGACCGCGACGATCGCACCGCTGTCGATGCTCGCCAGCGCCATCGGCACATCACCGGTCGGCGAGAGGTCGAACGACATCGCAGACGTCGTGGCGGCGTTCGCATCGGCGAGTGCCTGCACGATGGCGGCTCGGCTGTCGCGAATCGTCGTCGCGAAGTCGTGGACGCCCTTGTCGAAGAGCTCGTAGGCGGGGCTGGCCTCATTCTCGTCCACGACGCTCGCGAATGCCTCTGCAAGCGCATCAGGTGCGACGACGAGGAATGGCGAGTCCGGCGGGGTCAGCTTGGCACCGAGCCATGCCGGCGGAAGATCGGGCAGTTCCGCGGAGGCCTGCATCTCTGCGAGATAGGTGATCTTGTAGTTTGACCACGGGTTGTCCTGCGTCATCGTGAGAATCACCGGCGGCACCGTCTCGTCGCTGCCTGCCTCGGCGAGCATGAGCGTCGTGCGGGGCCAGCCGTCGAAGGCCTGCGGGACCAGGATCCGGATCTTGTCCGAGGGGATGGCAGAGGGGGCCACGTACTCGGGCACCGAAGCGCGCACGAGGTAGTCCGTCTGACGCTCGGCCAGCGCGGATCCCGTCAAGCGCGTCGCGGCCAACTCGGCGTTGAGAGTTTCGTCTGCCTCTGCGACCGTGGCCGAGAGGTTCTCGAGCACGCGTGCCGCCTGCGCTTCTGTCATCACCGGAGCCTGCTGGTCTTCCGGGGTCACGACCGTCGCGGTCGGCGATGGTGATGGCGAGGATGCCTGCTGCGGCCACGCGTCCGGGGTGCATCCGGCCAGCATCGCGGTGGTGACGGCGAACACCGGCACGGCGAGCAGAGCCCGGCGACGCGGGAGCCGCGCCCGGTTCTGCTGGGTCTTGGCGCCGGAGTCGGTCTGGCCCTCGCCCGTCGTCGACGCGCCCTCCTCCAGCTCAGCGTTGTCGCGCGCGACGTCGATCGGCTCCGTCGGGGGCAGCGGCGGCGGCCCCTTACGGCGTGGCCCGCGCCCACGGCGGGAGTGGCGGATGGCGAGGACATAGAGAACGAGACCGGCGGCCATGATGATGCCACCCGCGACCATGAGCGGACCGGCGAAGGGCGTTCGGTTCTCCAGCGGCCACGACAGGATCACATCACTCGGAGCGTCCTCCGTGCCGTCGCTCGCGAGCAGCACGGA
The DNA window shown above is from Microbacterium keratanolyticum and carries:
- the glgB gene encoding 1,4-alpha-glucan branching protein GlgB encodes the protein MISMESSVFESVAAGTHHDPHALLGAHPHLDAVGRPGTVIRVRRPLAESVTVLLDSGVTVHLDHIEGGIWEGLLTGPAGRYDVLTHYADGAEWRAGDPYRHAPTIGELDLHLIIEGRHERLWEVLGAHPRVIDGDAGTAFAVWAPNAQAVRVVGDHNDWNGELHSMRSMGASGVWELFVPGVEVGARYKYEIRTRAGEWILKADPLAQLAETPPATASVVTRSEHLWRDGAWMTRRAATHAVGQPLSIYEVHLGSWRPGLGYRDLADALIEHITTTGFTHVEFMPVAEHPFGGSWGYQVSGYYAPTRRFGDPDDLRYLIDRMHQAGIGVILDWVPGHFPRDAFALARFDGEPLYEHPDPQRGEHQDWGTLIFDYGRAEVRNFLVANALYWLEQFHVDGLRVDAVASMLYLDYSRRDGEWTPNVHGGRENLEAIHFLQEVNATAYRKHPGILMIAEESTSFPGVTSPTDRAGLGFGFKWNMGWMNDSLEYIARDPLYRGHHQGEMTFSFVYAFGENYVLPISHDEVVHGKGSLLSKMPGDAAAKRANLRAFLAYMWGHPGKKLLFMGQEFGQLSEWAESRSLDWWLLDQPAHAQLQSFVGELNRSYRAHAPLWERDNDGHCFSRLGGPTWDASVIAFSRRDAHGGKVVVVSNFAGVAHTGFALDLPLSGTWREVLNTDAVEYGGSGMGNLGYVYAHEEDNGTARATLTLPPLSTLWLRYQRDPHVPSPTRS
- a CDS encoding tetratricopeptide repeat protein, yielding MSEISPAALRGAVDLSSLRNRPAPSSAPVSAPDGEAALPLVFDVTDATFGQVLELSRRVPVVVDLWAEWCGPCKQLSPIIEKVVTELAGRVLLAKVDVDANPQLAQSFRAQSIPMVVGLVAGQPVPLFTGAVPEEQVRQVFGQLLELAAQHGVSGTVPVAAGEQDASAEPDEAPMPPLHAAAFAAIEAGDYAAAITAYEQALAENPRDEDARAGLGQVRLLHRTQGLDLGAVRAAAADAPQDVDAQFAVADMDIAGGHVGDAFGRLLDLFAAASADDRTRIRERLVELFGLIGEADPRVGQARQRLTSLLF
- a CDS encoding glycosyl transferase translates to MRFVWAVVAFVLATLLIGAGIAQRTVFLGPKAEQTELSVTEPQRYRLIDGDVLRSHPGEQTVIARGSGTVFLAQARTADLEAWLADVEYNRVSIDEDGTISSTVIPASILPVEEDPAAEEPADAAATDDAAEEQGRNPAGSDLWLTEFSDEGSLIERMQIPEGVSVLLASDGTEDAPSDVILSWPLENRTPFAGPLMVAGGIIMAAGLVLYVLAIRHSRRGRGPRRKGPPPLPPTEPIDVARDNAELEEGASTTGEGQTDSGAKTQQNRARLPRRRALLAVPVFAVTTAMLAGCTPDAWPQQASSPSPSPTATVVTPEDQQAPVMTEAQAARVLENLSATVAEADETLNAELAATRLTGSALAERQTDYLVRASVPEYVAPSAIPSDKIRILVPQAFDGWPRTTLMLAEAGSDETVPPVILTMTQDNPWSNYKITYLAEMQASAELPDLPPAWLGAKLTPPDSPFLVVAPDALAEAFASVVDENEASPAYELFDKGVHDFATTIRDSRAAIVQALADANAATTSAMSFDLSPTGDVPMALASIDSGAIVAVSLKDSQSIVPTQEGVDIRVGNNAPAKALTGVESSSKGFVTTYGMQLFFSVPAQGSSAQVQLLAVSQELLSVEVIP